In Streptomyces sp. NBC_00433, a single genomic region encodes these proteins:
- a CDS encoding helix-turn-helix domain-containing protein: MPTDDLPETFHVTTDEQLRAVSNLTRHRIMAVLRFEPATITQIAERVGVAKGSSSYHVRLLERVGLVKVVRTRKVRGVTERYYAMAAQAIALPDRGAGEPDVLMRHAVADLEAAPVDGERHVRMAHLRLTGEQFAELGARLEALADEYRELSDPSLPDASLVFALFHPTSREQAEGDAK; this comes from the coding sequence ATGCCAACCGACGATCTCCCCGAGACCTTCCACGTCACCACTGACGAGCAGCTACGCGCCGTCTCCAATCTCACGCGCCACCGGATCATGGCCGTGCTCCGCTTCGAGCCGGCGACGATCACACAGATCGCCGAGCGGGTCGGCGTCGCGAAGGGGAGCTCCAGCTACCACGTGCGGCTGCTGGAGCGGGTCGGCCTGGTCAAGGTCGTGCGGACGCGGAAGGTCCGGGGGGTCACCGAGCGCTACTACGCCATGGCCGCGCAGGCCATCGCGCTGCCGGATCGGGGGGCGGGGGAGCCGGATGTGCTGATGCGGCACGCGGTGGCGGACCTTGAGGCGGCACCGGTGGACGGCGAGCGGCACGTACGGATGGCGCATCTGCGGCTCACCGGGGAGCAGTTCGCGGAGCTGGGGGCGCGGCTGGAGGCGCTCGCGGACGAATACCGGGAGTTGTCCGACCCGTCGCTGCCGGACGCGTCCCTCGTCTTCGCACTCTTCCACCCGACATCGCGTGAGCAGGCCGAAGGAGACGCCAAGTGA
- a CDS encoding VWA domain-containing protein: protein MQASSLSKGGNAALEPRAVALQVAARGTRLDVSALLLGPHGKVRSDDDLVFYNHRSQSGVSLTGDAVTADLPRIPEDVGTVVVVASVDPSHPGAVFTTAPVLTVDQENGTRLTFAPPDFAAGETVVVLAEVYRRAGGWKVRAVGQGYASGLAGLATDYGVVVDPEPSGALPQLPNPGTPPGTSNGGPPRLSEVEAQAPALLAATRQAGLVLARSGAAARRAAVYLILDHDWAMKELYESFAVQAFAERVLALAVNLDDDGTVPVIFSSGNEPFMEEIRLDNYRGRIGQLHTQVDWGWGNVGAAMRAAVNHYQDSGAGDPAFVIVQVGDEPWDKSEFRALLQNTAGLGVFWLFVGFGRGKLAFFKNLHASTAASFTNVSFYEASKNPGAVPDEVFYAGLVDAFGTWMSR from the coding sequence ATGCAAGCTTCGTCGCTGAGCAAGGGTGGGAATGCGGCTCTTGAGCCGCGAGCTGTCGCGTTACAGGTAGCGGCGAGGGGGACGCGGCTGGACGTCTCGGCGCTTCTGCTCGGTCCGCACGGCAAGGTCCGGAGCGATGACGATCTGGTCTTCTACAATCACCGGTCGCAGAGCGGCGTGAGTCTCACGGGCGATGCCGTCACCGCTGATCTGCCGCGCATACCTGAGGACGTCGGCACGGTGGTGGTCGTTGCCAGCGTGGATCCGTCCCACCCGGGGGCGGTGTTCACCACCGCGCCGGTCCTTACCGTCGATCAGGAGAACGGCACCCGACTGACCTTCGCCCCGCCGGACTTCGCCGCGGGGGAGACCGTCGTCGTGCTCGCCGAGGTCTATCGGCGCGCGGGCGGCTGGAAGGTGCGGGCTGTGGGGCAGGGTTATGCCTCGGGATTGGCCGGTCTGGCGACCGACTACGGCGTCGTCGTGGACCCGGAGCCGTCGGGAGCCCTGCCGCAGCTGCCCAACCCCGGGACTCCCCCGGGCACTTCGAACGGTGGCCCGCCCCGCCTGTCCGAAGTCGAGGCGCAGGCCCCGGCTCTGCTGGCCGCCACACGCCAGGCGGGTCTGGTGCTGGCCCGCTCCGGAGCAGCCGCCCGGCGCGCGGCGGTGTATCTCATCCTCGACCACGACTGGGCCATGAAGGAGCTGTACGAGTCTTTCGCCGTACAGGCGTTCGCCGAGCGCGTCCTGGCCCTGGCGGTGAACCTCGACGACGACGGCACGGTGCCGGTGATCTTCTCCAGCGGGAACGAGCCTTTCATGGAGGAGATCCGACTCGACAACTACCGTGGCCGGATCGGGCAGTTGCACACGCAGGTCGACTGGGGTTGGGGCAACGTCGGTGCGGCCATGCGTGCCGCGGTCAACCATTACCAGGATTCCGGCGCCGGCGACCCCGCCTTCGTCATCGTCCAGGTCGGAGACGAGCCCTGGGACAAGTCGGAGTTCCGCGCCCTGCTCCAGAACACGGCCGGCCTGGGGGTGTTCTGGCTGTTCGTGGGCTTCGGGCGCGGAAAGCTCGCCTTCTTCAAGAACCTCCACGCCTCGACAGCCGCCAGCTTCACCAACGTCTCCTTCTACGAGGCCAGCAAGAATCCCGGGGCGGTTCCGGACGAGGTGTTCTACGCCGGTCTGGTGGACGCGTTCGGGACGTGGATGAGCCGGTAG
- a CDS encoding MarR family transcriptional regulator codes for MVQTRSSDVLVDDLFRTTVRLRTYVDAQLRGQGLSVPRLRLLRALATAQGEPLRMRDLGEALNVAPRTVTSLVDALEREGLVERVRHPTDRRAYLLALTDLGRTTHTKAEEIDRTALATATRSLSASQRALLLELLAVLRESVPEAPPSPPEG; via the coding sequence GTGGTGCAGACCCGGAGCAGCGACGTACTGGTCGACGACCTCTTCAGGACGACGGTGCGCCTGCGCACGTACGTCGACGCCCAACTGCGCGGCCAGGGCCTGTCCGTACCGCGCCTGCGCCTGCTCAGGGCGCTCGCCACCGCCCAGGGCGAACCGCTGCGCATGCGGGACCTCGGCGAGGCGCTGAACGTCGCCCCCCGCACGGTCACCTCCCTCGTGGACGCCCTGGAGCGCGAGGGCCTGGTCGAGCGGGTCCGCCACCCCACGGACCGCCGCGCCTACCTCCTCGCCCTCACCGACCTCGGCCGCACGACCCACACCAAGGCCGAGGAGATCGACCGCACCGCGCTGGCCACCGCGACCCGCAGCCTCAGCGCTTCGCAGCGGGCGCTGCTGCTCGAACTGCTCGCGGTGCTGCGGGAGTCCGTCCCCGAAGCCCCGCCGAGCCCGCCGGAGGGCTGA
- a CDS encoding DHA2 family efflux MFS transporter permease subunit, with protein sequence MSGHRLDQRLVVPVMFVATFFLVVMDGAITTVALPSIAHQFGVSAAGSDSVVVVYPVCVGISIPLSGWLGDRFGGKPVLLAAMGLFTASSALCGMAGSLGQLVVCRGLQGLAGGLLTPVAAAMLFRTFTPAERVRASRIMTIPQQMAPAVAPMLGGVLIDGLSWRWVFYVNLPFGVAALLFGLLFLDNSRHGQPGRLDIPGLVMSGGAISLLMYGVCEGARQGWSSPLIAGSLAAGAALVAATIVFELRTAAPILRLRLFKDALFRDTKVVGLIGVVPFMGAMYAAPLFIQEAQGGSALHSGSSTFTEAIGVLLTVQVVARFYDRVGPRLIIASGIFCVAVVLAVMTTVDAGTGAWAFRLYMFLLGLGMGAVFMPLTVVSFSTIPKEDMGQASTLNSVTSQFSMAMAPALVATLLIANTPATTQTAPPAAYRTVYLVLAVMAFVGSLFTLTLPDTRPNRPDRPTRPGTPATVRRRRKRAGVGPDY encoded by the coding sequence ATGTCCGGCCACCGCTTGGACCAGCGCCTGGTCGTACCCGTCATGTTCGTCGCCACGTTCTTCCTCGTGGTGATGGACGGTGCCATCACCACCGTGGCACTGCCGTCCATCGCCCACCAGTTCGGCGTGTCGGCGGCCGGGAGCGACAGCGTGGTCGTCGTCTATCCGGTGTGCGTGGGCATCAGCATCCCGCTGTCGGGCTGGCTCGGCGACCGTTTCGGCGGAAAGCCCGTGCTGCTCGCCGCGATGGGCCTGTTCACCGCCTCCTCCGCGCTGTGCGGAATGGCCGGCAGCCTCGGCCAACTCGTCGTCTGCCGGGGACTGCAGGGCCTGGCCGGCGGCCTGCTCACCCCGGTCGCCGCCGCCATGCTCTTCCGCACCTTCACCCCCGCCGAGCGGGTGCGGGCCTCCCGGATCATGACCATCCCGCAGCAGATGGCGCCGGCGGTGGCGCCCATGCTCGGCGGTGTCCTGATCGACGGCCTGTCCTGGCGCTGGGTCTTCTACGTCAACCTGCCCTTCGGTGTCGCCGCCCTGCTCTTCGGCCTGCTCTTCCTCGACAACTCGCGGCACGGGCAGCCCGGCCGCCTCGACATACCCGGCCTGGTGATGTCCGGCGGGGCGATATCGCTGCTGATGTACGGCGTCTGCGAGGGCGCCAGGCAGGGGTGGTCCTCGCCGCTGATCGCCGGCAGCCTGGCGGCGGGCGCCGCGCTGGTGGCGGCGACCATCGTCTTCGAACTCCGCACCGCCGCACCGATCCTGCGGCTGCGCCTGTTCAAGGACGCGCTCTTCCGGGACACGAAGGTGGTCGGCCTGATCGGCGTGGTGCCGTTCATGGGCGCCATGTACGCGGCGCCGCTCTTCATCCAGGAGGCGCAGGGCGGCAGCGCCCTCCACTCCGGCAGCAGCACCTTCACCGAGGCGATCGGCGTCCTGCTCACCGTCCAGGTGGTGGCCAGGTTCTACGACCGGGTGGGCCCGCGGCTGATCATCGCGTCCGGGATCTTCTGCGTCGCCGTCGTGCTCGCGGTGATGACCACGGTGGACGCGGGCACCGGGGCGTGGGCCTTCCGGCTCTACATGTTCCTGCTGGGCCTGGGCATGGGCGCGGTCTTCATGCCCCTGACCGTCGTGTCGTTCAGCACCATCCCGAAGGAGGACATGGGGCAGGCGTCCACTCTCAACAGTGTGACCAGCCAGTTCTCCATGGCGATGGCCCCTGCGCTGGTCGCGACCCTGCTGATCGCCAACACTCCGGCGACCACCCAGACCGCCCCGCCGGCCGCCTACCGGACCGTCTACCTGGTCCTCGCGGTCATGGCCTTCGTCGGGTCCCTGTTCACCCTCACGCTCCCCGACACCCGCCCCAATCGCCCCGACCGCCCCACCCGGCCGGGTACTCCGGCCACCGTGCGGAGGCGCCGCAAGCGGGCCGGCGTTGGTCCAGACTATTGA
- a CDS encoding chitinase produces the protein MSRQRLIAFLAALAAVVGLVVLVPLASPASAATCAAAWNSSSVYTGGMTASYNSHNWSAKWWTQGETPGAADVWADQGTCGGGSGGTGGTTGGSGGCSYPAWVAGRSYVTGNIVQYSNGLDYIATHDNPGYDPTISTWYWSPYTCSGSGGTTGGTTQPPSGGFVVSESQFNQMFPGRNSFYTYGGLTAALSAYPGFANTGSDTVKKQEAAAFLANVSHETGGLVYIVEQNTSNYPHYCDASQPYGCPAGQSAYYGRGPIQLSWNFNYKAAGDSLGIDLLHNPNLVQTDSAIAWKTGLWYWNTQSGPGTMTPHNAMVNGAGFGETIRSINGSIECNGGNPAEVQDRVNAYQRFVSVLGVPAGNNLSC, from the coding sequence TTGTCGAGACAGCGTCTCATCGCGTTCCTGGCCGCGCTCGCGGCCGTCGTCGGCCTGGTGGTCCTCGTGCCCCTGGCGTCGCCGGCCTCGGCGGCGACCTGCGCCGCCGCGTGGAATTCGTCCTCCGTCTACACCGGCGGCATGACCGCCTCCTACAACAGCCACAACTGGTCGGCGAAGTGGTGGACCCAGGGCGAGACACCGGGCGCCGCCGACGTGTGGGCCGACCAGGGTACGTGCGGCGGCGGTTCGGGCGGCACCGGCGGCACGACCGGCGGCTCCGGCGGGTGCAGCTACCCGGCATGGGTCGCGGGCCGCTCCTACGTGACCGGCAACATCGTGCAGTACAGCAACGGCCTCGACTACATCGCCACGCACGACAACCCGGGCTACGACCCGACGATCAGCACCTGGTACTGGAGCCCGTACACCTGCTCCGGGTCCGGCGGCACCACCGGCGGCACGACCCAGCCGCCGAGCGGCGGATTCGTGGTCAGCGAATCGCAGTTCAACCAGATGTTCCCGGGCCGGAATTCCTTCTACACCTACGGCGGCCTGACCGCGGCGCTCAGCGCCTACCCGGGCTTCGCCAACACCGGCAGCGACACGGTGAAGAAGCAGGAGGCCGCGGCCTTCCTCGCCAACGTCAGCCACGAGACCGGCGGCCTCGTCTACATCGTGGAGCAGAACACCTCCAACTACCCGCACTACTGCGACGCGAGCCAGCCCTACGGCTGCCCCGCCGGCCAGTCGGCCTACTACGGCCGCGGGCCCATCCAGCTCAGCTGGAACTTCAACTACAAGGCGGCCGGCGACTCGTTGGGCATCGACCTGCTGCACAACCCCAACCTCGTGCAGACCGACTCGGCGATCGCCTGGAAGACCGGCCTGTGGTACTGGAACACCCAGTCGGGACCCGGCACGATGACCCCGCACAACGCCATGGTCAACGGCGCCGGCTTCGGTGAGACCATCCGCAGCATCAACGGCAGCATCGAGTGCAACGGCGGCAACCCCGCGGAAGTGCAGGACCGCGTCAACGCCTACCAGCGCTTCGTGTCCGTCCTGGGAGTGCCCGCGGGCAACAACCTCTCCTGCTGA
- a CDS encoding GNAT family N-acetyltransferase, with protein sequence MESRTTDLASATDPGPGAGWALRSATAADVEPIVELRAVVMRPDLERLGRYDEHRVRQRLRDAFRARDTSIITVGGAFAGCVALRPAECAPRPGEGAGEGGLWLEHFYLDPRHQGRGLGSAVLRTLLARTDAQRVPVALNVLQGSAARRLYERHGFVMTADDPVDVFMIRTPR encoded by the coding sequence ATGGAAAGCCGGACGACCGACCTCGCCAGCGCCACCGATCCCGGGCCCGGCGCGGGCTGGGCGCTGCGCTCCGCCACGGCGGCCGACGTCGAGCCGATCGTGGAGCTGCGCGCCGTCGTGATGCGCCCGGACCTGGAGCGCCTCGGGCGCTACGACGAGCACCGCGTGCGGCAGCGCCTGCGGGACGCCTTCCGGGCGCGGGACACGTCGATCATCACGGTCGGCGGCGCCTTCGCCGGCTGCGTCGCCCTCCGTCCCGCTGAGTGCGCCCCCCGTCCCGGTGAAGGTGCGGGCGAGGGCGGCCTGTGGCTGGAGCACTTCTACCTCGACCCGCGCCACCAGGGCCGCGGCCTCGGCTCGGCGGTGCTGCGTACGCTGCTGGCCCGTACCGACGCGCAGCGCGTGCCCGTGGCCCTGAACGTCCTCCAGGGCAGTGCCGCCCGCCGCCTCTACGAGCGCCACGGCTTCGTCATGACGGCCGACGACCCGGTCGACGTCTTCATGATCCGCACTCCGCGCTGA
- a CDS encoding DUF4232 domain-containing protein: MGTRNIGRTIPALLLATAGLALAACGPSDDSGAAPVASTSAAPSATTSTAAEPPSATDTAAPTTGATPPVTERPATTGGSGGGGTQPACATGDLKISVQSMGGAAGSALYTLAFQNTGSAPCTLHGYPGVSFVKAHNAQLGKAAARTPAAKPVVTLIPNAHAYVDLRTVNGQGGYDAAQCGLATVPTLRIYPPNQTESTNIPWNKQECVASGIQNLQVGPAHSNR, from the coding sequence ATGGGCACCAGGAACATCGGCCGCACCATACCGGCGCTGCTGCTCGCCACCGCCGGTCTGGCGCTGGCGGCCTGCGGGCCGTCCGACGACTCGGGCGCCGCGCCCGTCGCGTCCACGTCCGCCGCCCCGTCCGCGACGACCTCGACCGCCGCCGAGCCCCCGTCCGCGACGGACACAGCCGCGCCGACGACCGGCGCCACGCCCCCGGTGACCGAGCGTCCCGCCACGACGGGCGGGTCCGGCGGCGGCGGCACGCAGCCCGCTTGCGCCACCGGCGATCTGAAGATCAGCGTCCAGAGCATGGGCGGCGCCGCCGGCAGCGCGCTCTACACGCTGGCCTTCCAGAACACCGGCAGCGCCCCCTGCACCCTGCACGGCTACCCGGGCGTCTCCTTCGTGAAGGCCCACAACGCGCAGCTCGGCAAGGCGGCCGCCAGGACCCCCGCCGCCAAGCCCGTCGTCACGCTGATCCCCAACGCCCACGCGTACGTCGACCTGCGGACCGTCAACGGCCAGGGCGGCTACGACGCGGCCCAGTGCGGCCTTGCCACCGTCCCCACCCTCCGCATCTACCCGCCGAACCAGACGGAGTCCACGAACATCCCGTGGAACAAGCAGGAGTGCGTCGCCTCCGGCATCCAGAACCTCCAGGTGGGCCCGGCGCACAGCAACCGCTGA
- a CDS encoding DUF4287 domain-containing protein, translating to MTRPTSTSATTTPAAAQRGPASYFPSIEKKYGRPIAEWQDLIRASPLTRHTEQVGWLKSEYGLGHGHANALVAYTRAQDAAS from the coding sequence ATGACCCGGCCGACGAGCACCAGCGCCACCACCACCCCCGCCGCCGCCCAGCGCGGGCCCGCGAGCTACTTCCCCTCCATCGAGAAGAAGTACGGCCGCCCGATCGCGGAGTGGCAGGACCTGATCCGCGCCTCGCCGCTCACCCGGCACACAGAGCAGGTCGGCTGGCTCAAGTCCGAGTACGGCCTCGGCCACGGGCACGCCAACGCGCTGGTCGCGTACACCCGCGCGCAGGACGCGGCGTCCTGA
- a CDS encoding aldo/keto reductase, with protein sequence MSNAIDKISKVELGAHGPLVGVQGFGAMGISFAYGRTDDEAARDTLAAAVEAGVTLVDTADMYGIGANEEFLAPFLAAHRDEITLATKFAIELRAGDPGYRAIRNDPPYIRQAVEASLRRLKVDVIDLYYMHRRDPAVPLAESVGTMAELVREGKVKHLGLSEVTGAELREAYAVHPITALQSEWSVFSRDVERSAVGAAAELGVAFVPYSPLGRGFLTGAFKDAATELSSGDFRQSQPRFTGDNAKANAALLEPLQKIAAAHGATTAQIALAWVQQQSQVHGLTVVPIPGTRKRGRLLENAAATRITLTADELALLEPIAGQVAGDRYSDMSQTSAAREG encoded by the coding sequence ATGAGCAATGCCATCGACAAGATCAGCAAGGTCGAACTGGGCGCCCACGGCCCCCTGGTCGGCGTCCAGGGCTTCGGCGCCATGGGCATCAGCTTCGCCTACGGCCGGACGGACGACGAGGCCGCCCGCGACACCCTCGCGGCCGCCGTCGAGGCCGGCGTCACCCTCGTCGACACCGCCGACATGTACGGCATCGGCGCGAACGAGGAATTCCTCGCACCCTTCCTGGCCGCGCACCGCGACGAGATCACGCTCGCCACGAAGTTCGCCATCGAGCTGCGAGCCGGCGACCCGGGCTACCGGGCCATCCGCAACGATCCGCCGTACATCCGACAGGCCGTCGAGGCGAGCCTGCGCCGCCTGAAGGTCGACGTCATCGACCTCTACTACATGCACCGCCGCGACCCCGCCGTCCCGCTCGCCGAGTCCGTCGGGACCATGGCCGAACTCGTACGCGAGGGCAAGGTCAAGCACCTCGGCCTGAGCGAGGTCACCGGCGCCGAGCTGCGCGAGGCCTACGCCGTCCACCCGATCACCGCCCTCCAGTCGGAGTGGTCGGTCTTCAGCCGGGACGTCGAGCGCAGCGCGGTCGGCGCGGCCGCCGAGCTGGGCGTCGCCTTCGTCCCGTACTCGCCGCTCGGCAGGGGCTTCCTGACCGGCGCCTTCAAGGACGCCGCCACGGAGCTGTCCAGCGGCGACTTCCGCCAGTCGCAGCCGCGCTTCACCGGCGACAACGCGAAGGCGAACGCCGCGCTCCTCGAACCGCTGCAGAAGATCGCGGCCGCCCACGGCGCCACCACGGCGCAGATCGCGCTGGCCTGGGTCCAGCAGCAGTCCCAGGTGCACGGCCTGACCGTGGTCCCGATCCCCGGAACGCGCAAGCGCGGCCGCCTCCTTGAGAACGCCGCCGCCACCCGGATCACGCTGACCGCCGACGAACTGGCCCTGCTAGAGCCGATCGCCGGCCAGGTGGCCGGCGACCGTTACTCGGACATGTCCCAGACCTCGGCCGCGCGCGAGGGTTAG
- a CDS encoding antibiotic biosynthesis monooxygenase, whose protein sequence is MTHYQVIAHHQIASDQDLDEVLAFYPRLAEASRQEPGNVSFRVYRQLDDERAVVVMERYTSRAAFGEHQRTAHFEEILLGQIAPRLSDRTREAYDVPPAE, encoded by the coding sequence ATGACGCATTACCAGGTCATCGCGCATCACCAGATCGCGTCGGACCAGGATCTGGACGAGGTGCTCGCGTTCTATCCGCGGCTTGCCGAGGCGTCCCGGCAGGAGCCGGGCAATGTGTCCTTCCGGGTCTACCGGCAGTTGGACGACGAGCGTGCCGTCGTCGTCATGGAGCGGTACACCTCGCGGGCGGCCTTCGGCGAGCACCAGCGGACCGCGCACTTCGAGGAGATCCTGCTCGGGCAGATCGCGCCGCGGCTGAGCGACCGGACCCGCGAGGCCTACGACGTGCCGCCCGCCGAGTGA
- a CDS encoding DUF4240 domain-containing protein, whose translation MDTDSFWTLLGDSRRHGFGGDKRDAWLRHALARLPADEIVCFQARLDQMTDEAFTWNLWGAADRIFGGWCSDEAFRAFLHWAMGLGRAVFEAVVNDPDVLAYAPEVLRLAGRPRAGWPAEDRPGWPTLDTLGLEAYELATGPSDDFGDAFYAAVRATRRDAADAPGQAGAPSLVPVGGRDPSGRRWTASDEEEAARRLPRLSVMFPLDGPAGGGQGPAGLTPR comes from the coding sequence ATGGACACCGACTCCTTCTGGACCCTCCTCGGGGACTCCCGGCGGCATGGATTCGGTGGTGACAAGCGTGATGCCTGGCTGCGCCACGCGCTCGCCAGGCTGCCCGCCGACGAGATCGTGTGCTTTCAGGCCAGGCTCGACCAGATGACGGATGAAGCCTTCACCTGGAATCTGTGGGGCGCCGCCGACCGGATCTTCGGCGGCTGGTGTTCCGACGAGGCCTTCCGCGCCTTTCTGCACTGGGCGATGGGACTCGGCCGGGCCGTCTTCGAGGCGGTGGTGAACGACCCCGACGTCCTCGCCTACGCGCCCGAGGTCCTGCGGCTGGCCGGCCGCCCCAGGGCCGGCTGGCCGGCCGAGGACCGGCCGGGCTGGCCGACCCTCGACACGCTCGGCCTGGAGGCGTACGAGCTGGCGACCGGCCCGTCGGACGACTTCGGCGACGCCTTCTACGCCGCCGTACGCGCCACCCGGCGCGACGCCGCCGACGCCCCCGGGCAGGCCGGGGCCCCCTCGCTCGTGCCGGTCGGCGGCCGCGACCCGTCGGGGCGCCGCTGGACCGCCAGCGACGAGGAGGAGGCGGCCCGGCGGCTGCCCCGGCTCAGCGTCATGTTCCCGCTGGACGGGCCCGCCGGGGGCGGCCAGGGCCCTGCGGGCCTCACACCCCGTTGA
- a CDS encoding N-acetylmuramoyl-L-alanine amidase, with the protein MERPTSAAPSRRSLLRGSLGLGAAATAGLAAELWPAGAARAAADPAVPRAAAVDYPSATWAPASTGNYTASSRPSSYPVQLVVIHVTQETFADTISLFQNPAHAAAAHYVVRSADGAIDQCVRERDIAWHAGNWDYNTRSIGIEHEGWVDQPSYFTTALYHASAALTAEICDKYGIPKDRNHIIGHSQVPGTDHTDPGPNWDWVRYIRLVNGV; encoded by the coding sequence ATGGAACGCCCCACATCCGCCGCGCCCAGCCGCCGTTCACTGCTGCGCGGCAGCCTCGGCCTCGGTGCCGCCGCCACCGCGGGCCTGGCCGCCGAGCTCTGGCCCGCCGGCGCCGCCCGTGCCGCCGCCGACCCCGCCGTCCCGCGCGCGGCCGCCGTCGACTACCCGTCAGCCACCTGGGCCCCGGCCAGCACCGGGAATTACACCGCCTCCAGCCGCCCGTCCAGCTACCCGGTCCAGCTGGTGGTCATCCACGTCACCCAGGAGACCTTCGCCGACACCATCTCGCTCTTCCAGAACCCGGCCCACGCCGCCGCGGCGCACTACGTCGTCCGGTCCGCCGACGGCGCCATCGACCAGTGCGTCAGGGAGCGCGACATCGCCTGGCACGCGGGCAACTGGGACTACAACACCCGCAGTATCGGGATCGAGCACGAGGGGTGGGTGGACCAGCCGTCCTACTTCACCACCGCGCTCTACCACGCCTCCGCGGCGCTGACAGCGGAGATCTGCGACAAGTACGGCATCCCGAAGGACCGCAACCACATCATCGGCCATTCCCAGGTGCCCGGCACCGACCACACCGACCCGGGCCCGAACTGGGACTGGGTGCGCTACATCCGGCTGGTCAACGGGGTGTGA
- a CDS encoding M23 family metallopeptidase → MASNQPAYAPSRVAAPTGEWPFGERDEHLPPADPSDGPAASPSPYGVLDAYEPGSDAAGPRSQPRLPKQRAGLPARGAAVGTAVLGIAAMAAVGTGGVAAAAEAPPVAPPISLPDAPGFPDAFPAPAVPAAQPEVAVGTPSYDPSAVAYATAAAKGADEPAEAAEQAPADPGEALRTRIIDQVTRQREAVARAEREAAEKAAAEQAAKEAAARKVREQAAAAKAESEAQAKAAAEAEAKAEAERMARLAASYVKPLASYTLTTAFGETGNMWATHTGQDFAAPTGTPVHAVHSGTVTSAGWAGSYGYRVVLRLDDGTELWYCHLSTMVATSGQVVTGDTIGRVGATGNVPEPHLHLEVRPGGGAPVDPVPWLYGHDAAV, encoded by the coding sequence GTGGCGTCCAACCAGCCTGCCTACGCTCCTTCCCGGGTCGCAGCACCGACCGGGGAGTGGCCCTTCGGGGAGCGGGACGAGCACCTGCCGCCCGCCGACCCCTCCGACGGCCCCGCCGCCTCCCCCTCCCCGTACGGCGTCCTTGACGCGTACGAACCCGGCTCCGATGCCGCGGGCCCGCGCAGCCAGCCGCGCCTTCCCAAGCAGCGCGCCGGCCTCCCGGCCCGCGGCGCCGCGGTCGGTACCGCGGTGCTCGGCATCGCGGCGATGGCGGCGGTCGGCACCGGGGGAGTGGCCGCCGCGGCCGAGGCGCCGCCCGTCGCGCCCCCGATATCGCTGCCCGACGCGCCCGGCTTCCCCGACGCCTTCCCGGCGCCCGCCGTCCCGGCCGCCCAGCCCGAAGTCGCCGTCGGCACACCGTCGTACGACCCCTCAGCCGTCGCCTACGCGACCGCCGCGGCCAAGGGGGCCGACGAGCCCGCGGAGGCCGCCGAGCAGGCCCCTGCCGACCCCGGCGAGGCCCTCCGCACCCGCATCATCGACCAGGTCACCCGGCAGCGCGAAGCCGTGGCGCGGGCGGAGCGCGAGGCGGCGGAGAAAGCCGCCGCCGAGCAGGCGGCCAAGGAGGCCGCGGCCCGCAAGGTGCGCGAGCAGGCCGCCGCCGCGAAGGCGGAGTCCGAGGCGCAGGCCAAGGCCGCCGCCGAGGCGGAAGCGAAGGCCGAGGCCGAGCGGATGGCCCGGCTCGCGGCCTCCTATGTCAAGCCGCTGGCGTCCTACACCCTCACCACCGCCTTCGGCGAGACCGGCAACATGTGGGCGACCCACACCGGCCAGGACTTCGCCGCCCCCACCGGCACCCCGGTCCACGCCGTGCACAGCGGCACGGTCACCTCGGCCGGCTGGGCGGGCTCGTACGGCTACCGGGTCGTCCTGCGCCTCGATGACGGAACCGAGCTGTGGTATTGCCACCTGTCGACGATGGTCGCCACATCCGGCCAGGTCGTCACGGGCGACACGATCGGCCGCGTCGGCGCGACCGGCAATGTGCCCGAGCCGCATCTGCACCTCGAAGTACGCCCCGGAGGGGGCGCGCCCGTCGACCCGGTGCCATGGCTGTACGGTCATGACGCCGCGGTCTGA